One Phaseolus vulgaris cultivar G19833 chromosome 2, P. vulgaris v2.0, whole genome shotgun sequence DNA window includes the following coding sequences:
- the LOC137809635 gene encoding probable aquaporin NIP-type yields MEGSGRIEDCDTGFCGSPTVVQIIQKVLAELIGTYFLIFAGCCSVIHNNSEKTKGQITFPGVCIVWGLTVTILVYSLAHVSGAHFNPAVTLSFAIYRFIPFKMVPLYFIAQVLGSLLASGTLYLLLEIDDESYFGTKPAGGHVQSLIFELIATFLLMFVVSAVSTDRRAIGKFGGVVVGLTVMVDVFVAGPVSGASMNPARSLGPALVMHVYSGFWVYIVGPFVGALLGATCYNLIRHTDKPLRDIGSNSIILQIASKSFR; encoded by the exons ATGGaaggaagtggaagaatagaAGACTGTGATACTGGCTTTTGTGGTTCTCCTACGGTAGTTCAGATTATACAGAAG GTACTTGCAGAGTTGATAGGGACATATTTCTTAATATTTGCTGGGTGTTGCTCTGTGATTCATAATAATTCAGAAAAGACTAAAGGGCAAATAACATTTCCTGGAGTTTGCATAGTGTGGGGTTTAACAGTAACCATCTTGGTTTATTCTCTTGCTCACGTCTCTGGTGCTCATTTCAATCCAGCAGTCACTCTCAGCTTTGCTATCTATCGTTTTATCCCTTTTAAAATG GTGCCTTTGTATTTTATTGCGCAAGTATTAGGATCTTTACTTGCTAGTGGGACATTGTACCTTCTCCTTGAAATAGACGATGAATCTTATTTTGGAACAAAACCAGCAGGAGGTCATGTTCAATCTCTTATTTTTGAGTTAATAGCAACATTTCTCTTAATGTTCGTTGTCTCTGCGGTTTCAACGGATAGAAGAGCG ATTGGAAAATTTGGAGGGGTTGTTGTTGGTTTGACAGTTATGGTAGACGTCTTCGTTGCTGG ACCTGTGTCAGGAGCTTCTATGAACCCAGCAAGAAGCCTTGGACCTGCTTTGGTGATGCATGTTTACAGTGGATTTTGGGTTTATATAGTTGGACCATTTGTTGGTGCGTTACTTGGTGCCACATGTTATAACTTGATTAGACACACTGATAAACCACTTAGGGATATTGGCTCCAATTCAATAATACTTCAAATAGCATCTAAAAGCTTTCGATAG